One region of Rhizoctonia solani chromosome 9, complete sequence genomic DNA includes:
- a CDS encoding Histone-like transcription factor (CBF/NF-Y) and archaeal histone, whose translation MPRLSQAATNAASAESQQDVVMASEGVDNYELPKTLVTRIVKSAIPENAKVQREAMHAFLKGSTVFINYLAATAHELSRARGHKSVGAADVIKAIETIEFNTDGLVKFLEMDLEAYRQGTKKPKPAAKPKPKQGDATTTAGASVAASASASTPASASGRKLKIVVAPIRDDDETGPMEGEVVEMRQEEEEEEEVGEDVDELEDDVDEEPDETVTEGVSFATSGVESSMMDESFRSTT comes from the exons ATGCCTCGATTATCCCAAGCTGCTACGAATGCTGCTTCTGCGGAGAGTCAACAGGATGTGGTTATGGCTTCCGAAGGAGTTGATAATTATGAATTGCCCAAGACGTTAGTGACGCGGATTGTCAAGTCAGCG ATACCTGAAAACGCCAAAGTTCAAAGAGAAGCAATGCACGCGTTCTTGAAAGGCTCGACGGTGTTTATCAACTACCTCG CTGCGACAGCACACGAACTGTCACGAGCACGAGGGCACAAATCGGTCGGTGCCGCAGACGTGATCAAGGCTATCGAGACGATCGAGTTTAATACCGACGGATTGGTCAAGTTTTTAGAAATGGATTTAGAAG CGTATAGGCAAGGGACGAAAAAGCCTAAACCGGCTGCAAAGCCCAAGCCTAAACAAGGGGATGCAACCACCACTGCTGGTGCATCTGTCGCTGCCTCGGCGTCTGCCTCTACACCTGCCAGCGCGAGTGGTCGCAAGTTGAAAATTGTCGTTGCGCCTATACGGGATGATGACGAGACGGGTCCGATGGAGGGTGAAGTGGTCGAGATGAggcaagaggaagaagaggaggaagaggttgGCGAGGATGTGGACGAGTTGGAGGATGACG TGGATGAGGAGCCGGACGAGACGGTTACAGAGGGTGTTAGTTTTGCTACTAGTGGAGTTGAGAGTTCGATGATGGACGAATCGTTTAGGTCGACTACCTGA
- a CDS encoding Fungal specific transcription factor domain — protein sequence MEYAHTNQRRVQPTALTMHPSGTSAYYTQSDPQYITHADPSTWQQQQYYNNPSPQDSARATLSPPNAFNTQGYSSDYLTPSPRSSHPDSWSASSNQWVSPRESPIMASAAAPPAWNANAAEVTWNSGIGSFPPLLPGPKKTLDPRQASLAPTTSSSDQRSTSGASDNDTWAITTARGKRLRTDESQKLKTGACKNCKRLKMKCTFDPPGSATCQRCRGNGHDCIVEGRKPRKNSEPLEQLSALIDDKQEIIDGLLRIVSRPRTAENTGADTAEVWRWIERAARSLMPAQPSGEDPEVGNEEERLPPDPTPIGLLADLSLNDPEKEDGQTKGMSSSKSQTEEGDDVGVANAEYFRPGPMAHPDLRRIIVERQMVPEILTLKVIADDEVEHLFRIFHERIDAVIAIIDPVIHTVAGVKARCPFLFTVTSRYWIERPELYKVLMHYAKSAAATAITDGWKSLEVCQAYLLLSVYPQPAKSWAEDRGWLYLGCAIRLAMDLGLYKQASKTYINETHEREVLNRTRTWLICFNMDRALATRLGRPTTIPEDYIVRHSREWWRRSKYNGRLDVHLCYYTQLLRTVTRYFSLIYSDPESVSGFNESTEFGPITRAFDDEMEQFKQDAEHAYSTAPESRHPTCQYRLALMPLAVAYYRLVMYSFGLEHAHRSASEPGNMFLIRSVDTASEVLRITNEDLPIHEYHRYSPDGHWMWSVFAAAFLIKLAKPRSVQPPHLTMTETQRETSLVLVEKFIHTLECSAVDDRHSPALYARFLRRIMGKPINAIAEKDQQLQPADNNAVVQSPPARMLTPGPSDMGSAQDEDVLAAMYNLTGDFWDNALLPGTWGITSQIPRA from the exons ATGGAATATGCACATACTAATCAGCGTCGGGTCCAGCCTACTGCATTGACCATGCATCCATCTGGAACTAGCGCATATTACACACAGTCCGATCCACAGTATATTACTCATGCCGATCCCTCAACatggcagcagcagcaatacTATAATAACCCCTCTCCCCAGGACTCGGCTCGCGCAACCCTCTCTCCCCCCAATGCATTCAACACACAGGGCTATTCCTCGGATTACCTCACACCCTCTCCTCGCTCGTCCCATCCCGACTCGTGGAGCGCATCCAGCAACCAATGGGTCAGCCCACGCGAGAGTCCGATCATGGCTAGCGCCGCCGCCCCACCCGCCTGGAACGCAAATGCGGCCGAAGTCACTTGGAATTCGGGCATAGGCAGCTTTCCTCCTCTGTTACCTGGTCCCAAGAAGACCTTGGACCCGCGCCAGGCGAGTTTGGCGCCTACTACTTCATCCTCTGACCAGCGCAGCACGTCCGGAGCGAGCGATAATGATACATGGGCCATCACTACCGCTCGTGGAAAACGACTTCGTACGGACGAGAGTCAAAAGCTCAAGACTGGGGCGTGTAAGAATTGTAAACGATTAAAG ATGAAATGCACGTTTGATCCACCTGGGTCCGCAACGTGCCAACGGTGTCGAGGGAACGGACATGACTGTATCGTCGAAGGACGAAAGCCCAGGAAGAACTCGGA ACCACTAGAACAGCTCTCTGCACTCATCGATGATAAACAAGAAATCATCGATGGCCTGTTGCGTATCGTTTCCCGCCCACGCACGGCCGAGAACACAGGCGCGGACACGGCCGAAGTATGGCGCTGGATCGAACGAGCCGCCCGTTCGCTCATGCCCGCCCAGCCATCCGGCGAGGATCCCGAAGTAGGAAACGAAGAAGAGCGCTTGCCGCCCGATCCGACACCCATCGGCCTATTAGCAGATCTGTCGCTCAACGATCCCGAAAAGGAGGATGGGCAGACCAAAGGAATGAGTAGCTCCAAGAGTCAGACGGAAGAAGGGGACGACGTTGGAGTCGCCAATGCCGAGTATTTTAGACCTGGTCCGATGGCGCATCCGGATTTGAGGAGGATTATCGTCGAGAGGCAGATGGTCCCGGAGATTTTGACGTTGAAGGTCATTGCGGATGATGAAGTCGAACATTTGTTTAGGAT ATTTCACGAAAGGATTGAT GCAGTAATAGCTATCATTGATCCTGTCATTCATACGGTTGCAGGAGTCAAAGCCCGATGTCCTTTCTTGTTCACAGTCA CCTCTCGGTACTGGATCGAACGACCCGAACTCTACAAGGTCCTCATGCACTATGCCAAATCCGCCGCCGCCACCGCTATAACCGACGGATGGAAATCACTCGAAGTGTGCCAGGCGTACCTGCTACTCAGCGTTTATCCCCAACCCGCCAAATCCTGGGCGGAAGATCGAGGATGGCTATACCTCGGGTGTGCAATCCG CCTGGCGATGGACTTGGGGCTGTACAAGCAAGCAAGTAAAACGTACATCAACGAGACACACGAGCGCGAAGTCTTGAATCGCACGAGGACGTGGTTAATTTGTTTTAACAT GGATCGAGCGCTGGCTACGCGCCTTGGTCGTCCGACCACGATTCCTGAAGATTACATCGTGCGGCACTCGCGAGAGTGGTGGCGACGGTCCAAGTACAACGGACGACTGGACGTGCACTTGTGTTACTACACCCAGCTCCTCCGAACCGTGACGAGGTACTTTAGTCTGATTTATTCGGATCCGGAGAGCGTTAGCGGGTTCAACGAG AGTACCGAGTTTGGGCCGATTACGCGCGCGTTTGATGATGAGATGGAGCAGTTTAAGCAGGATGCCGAACATGCGTATTCGACTGCGCCGGAATCTCGTCATCCGACGTGTCAGTATCGTCTTGCACTG ATGCCATT AGCGGTTGCGTACTATCGTTTGGTCATGTACTCGTTTGGACTAGAACACGCGCATAGGTCCGCGTCTGAGCCTGGGAACATGTTTCTTATTCGA TCGGTGGATACCGCCTCGGAGGTCTTGCGTATCACAAACGAGGACTTACCGATACATGAGTATCATCGGTATTCGCCTGATGGACATTGGATGTGGTCTGTATTTG CCGCTGCGTTCCTCATCAAG CTCGCAAAGCCGCGTTCTGTTCAACCGCCACATTTGACCATGACCGAAACTCAGCGTGAAACCTCTCTCGTACTAGTCGAAAAATTCATCCACACGCTAGAATGCAGCGCGGTAGACGACCGACACTCTCCAGCCCTATATGCGCGATTCTTGAGACGGATCATGGGCAAACCGATAAATGCGATTGCTGAAAAAGATCAACAGCTCCAACCGGCCGATAACAACGCGGTCGTTCAATCTCCTCCCGCGCGAATGCTCACTCCCGGGCCGAGCGATATGGGGTCCGCACAAGACGAAGATGTCTTGGCGGCCATGTACAACCTTACCGGAGACTTTTGGGACAATGCGTTGTTGCCCGGTACGTGGGGTATTACTTCCCAGATACCTCGGGCGTAa
- a CDS encoding lymphoid-specific helicase, protein MSSTSHSPSPETMTRASTAADTPAAATPGSTATDLPNLAEMAITTPVEDVDATRRMARLNFLLERSSLYAKILEARINQQKEEQAKKPAVEKDTAKPQKATGKGKKRARASDSYDIAGHIDSSTLEKANKRARGEKVKEEEQTTSLPSMEQPDLITGARLKDYQLEGVRWIASLWENGLNGILADEMGLGKTLQTISFLAHMKSKGVWGPFLIVCPLSVLHNWISEFEKFAPSIPVCMYHGSPQHRVELRQTVLRQPTSNASLPKPKRGRPKKKTDDELPEQTTQTFPVIVTTYDMVIRDRIHLAKFGWKYIVVDEGHRLKNMNCKLIQELKQYPSANRLILTGTPLHNNLAELWSLLNFILPDIFNDLHSFQQWFNFSENTDLGDRTAGIVSQLHAILKPFLLRRLKTDVVTDLPPKKEYVLYAPLTSEQKDLYQATLEKDVRDYLMKQALDALEKDEEKEEVEEVVDEKDDKRKLRKRTKPAAPAYLLEDDDDTYFDALERGDYDIPEETEEERRKKERDAAKRQTIRGVNNQHLQNVVMQLRKVCSHPYLFDWPTKPDSDESVVDDTLVAKSGKMLLLERMLDELLKKGHKVLIFSQFTTVLDIIQQWLTHCKDLEHCRIDGSTSPEDRREQMDWFNKSGHGHDDPRIFLLSTRAGGLGINLVGADTVIFFDQDWNPQMDLQAQDRAHRIGQTKPVLIFRLICQHTIETKIMQSATNKRKLEAMVIAKDKFRGFESRKSRNENLVNMANEMLQLEGEKINLVHHGDKIISDADMDVLLDRRPEVFTQRSKGWTGKNEGTFEVYEAEKDEGNDGLARMGNDE, encoded by the exons GAAGAACAAGCAAAAAAGCCCGCAGTCGAAAAGGATACAGCAAAACCGCAAAAAGCCACCggaaaaggaaagaaaaggGCAAGAGCGAGCGATAGCTATGATATTGCTGGGCACATCGATTCATCGACACTGGAAAAAGCCAACAAGCGAGCAAGGGGAGAAAAGGtcaaagaggaagaacagaCCACTTCGTTACCAAGTATGGAACAGCCAGATCTAATCACAGGAGCAAGACTGAAGGACTACCAACTGGAGGGGGTGAGGTGGATAGCAAGTCTATGGGAGAACGGGCTGAACGGGATCCTTGCGGACGAGATGGGACTTGG AAAG ACCCTGCAAACAATCTCATTCCTTGCGCACATGAAATCCAAAGGGGTGTGGGGCCCGTTCCTCATTGTCTGCCCTCTGAGTGTGCTGCACAACTGGATATCGGAGTTTGAGAAGTTTGCACCATCA ATACCGGTGTGTATGTATCACGGCTCCCCTCAACATCGAGTCGAGCTGCGACAGACTGTACTACGACAGCCAACGTCAAACGCATCACTGCCTAAACCCAAGCGAGGACGACCGAAGAAAAAGACTGATGACGAACTGCCTGAACAAACGACACAGACGTTCCCGGTTATTGTGACAACTTATGACATG GTCATCAGAGATCGGATACATCTGGCCAAGTTTGGATGGAAGTACATTGTAGTCGACGAGGGCCATCGACTGAAAAAC ATGAACTGCAAGCTGATCCAAGAGCTGAAGCAGTACCCGAGTGCTAATCGACTGATTCTGACTGGCACACCTCTCCAC AACAATCTTGCGGAACTATGGTCTTTATTGAACTTTATTCTTCCGGATATCTTCAACGACTTGCACTCGTTCCAACAATGGTTCAACTTTAGCGAGAATACTGACCTGGGCGACCGAACAGCCGGGATTGTATCACAGCTGCACGCCATTCTGAAGCCGTTCCTGTTGCGTCGACTGAAGACGGATGTGGTGACCGACCTACCGCCGAAGAAAGAGTACGTACTGTACGCGCCGTTGACCAGTGAGCAGAAGGATCTATACCAGGCAACACTGGAGAAGGACGTTCGGGACTACCTAATGAAACAGGCGTTGGATGCATTGGAGAAGGATgaggaaaaggaagaagTAGAGGAAGTTGTGGATGAAAAGGACGACAAGAGGAAGCTGAGGAAGCGGACTAAGCCCGCTGCTCCGGCCTACTTGCTGGAAGATGACGACGATACGTACTTTGATGCCTTGGAAAGAGGCGACTACGATATCCCGGAGGAGACCGAAGAGGAAAGGAGGAAGAAAGAGAGGGACGCTGCCAAGAGGCAAACAA TTCGAGGTGTAAACAACCAGCACTTGCAAAATGTTGTGATGCAACTCCGCAAAGTCTGCTCTCACCCATACCTGTTCGACTGGCCTACGAAACCCGACTCGGATGAATCTGTTGTTGACGATACGTTGGTTGCGAAGAGTGGAAAGATGCTGCTTCTGGAACGAATGCTGGATGAACTACTAAAGAAAGGACATAAAGTCTTGATATTCTCCCAGTTTACGACGGTGTTGGATATCATTCAG CAATGGTTAACTCACTGCAAAGACTTGGAGCACTGTCGAATTGATGGATCTACTTCTCCCGAAGATCGACGTGAACAGATGGACTGGTTTAACAAGTCCGGACATGGACATGACGATCCTCGTATCTTTTTGCTTTCGACTCGTGCGGGAGGACTGGGGATTAACCTTGTGGGAGCTGATACGGTCATATTCTTTGATCAGGACTGG AATCCTCAAATGGACTTGCAGGCTCAAGACCGTGCTCATCGTATTGGCCAAACCAAGCCCGTGTTGATCTTCAGGTTGATCTGCCAGCACACAATCGAGACCAAGATCATGCAGAGTGCGACGAACAAGAGAAAGTTGGAGGCGATGGTTATTGCCAAGG ACAAATTCCGAGGCTTTGAAAGCCGCAAATCTCGCAACGAGAACCTCGTCAACATGGCAAACGAAATGCTCCAACTCGAAGGCGAAAAGATCAACTTGGTGCATCATGGAGATAAAATCATTTCAGACGCAGATATGGATGTCCTGCTCGACCGTCGTCCCGAAGTGTTCACACAGCGTAGCAAGGGCTGGACCGGCAAGAATGAAGGCACGTTCGAGGTGTACGAGGCGGAAAAGGATGAAGGGAACGATGGGTTGGCGAGGATGGGTAATGACGAGTAA